One stretch of Deinococcus taeanensis DNA includes these proteins:
- a CDS encoding class II aldolase/adducin family protein, whose amino-acid sequence MSAALARTLAAQARDLYARGLTTSTGGNLSHRAGDGFLVSGTNTAFARQVPEDFARCDAQGAGVSGPAPSKEAAFHAAVYRARPGVQAVLHLHAAASLTLSCLARPDERGNVLPVHSSYAVTRVGRVPLLPYDPPGSAALARAVERHCPDVNALLLQNHGVITWGRSLDEARDILEELEQNVGVWLASRGQARVLSDEELQAANARAGHGAPVQAGTQRPQLLAHVQGWSA is encoded by the coding sequence GTGAGCGCCGCCCTCGCCCGGACGCTGGCCGCGCAGGCCCGGGACCTGTACGCGCGCGGCCTGACGACCTCCACCGGCGGCAACCTCAGCCACCGCGCCGGCGACGGGTTTCTCGTCAGCGGCACCAACACCGCCTTCGCCCGGCAGGTGCCGGAGGACTTCGCGCGCTGCGACGCCCAGGGCGCGGGCGTCAGCGGCCCGGCGCCGTCCAAGGAGGCCGCCTTTCACGCCGCGGTGTACCGCGCGCGGCCAGGCGTGCAGGCGGTGCTGCACCTGCACGCCGCGGCGTCGCTGACCCTGTCGTGCCTCGCGCGGCCGGACGAGCGCGGCAACGTCCTGCCGGTGCATTCGAGCTACGCCGTCACGCGCGTCGGGCGGGTGCCGCTGCTGCCGTACGACCCGCCCGGCAGCGCGGCCCTGGCGCGCGCCGTGGAACGCCACTGCCCGGACGTGAACGCGCTGCTGCTCCAGAACCACGGCGTGATCACCTGGGGCCGCTCGCTGGACGAGGCGCGCGACATTCTGGAGGAACTCGAGCAGAACGTGGGCGTGTGGCTGGCCTCCCGCGGGCAGGCGCGCGTCCTGAGCGACGAGGAACTCCAGGCGGCCAACGCCCGCGCCGGTCACGGCGCGCCGGTCCAGGCCGGCACGCAGCGGCCCCAGCTGCTCGCGCACGTGCAGGGATGGAGCGCGTGA